CGCATCAAGGCGTTGGCCTCGGTGATAAGTTCCTCAGCCACATTGAAAGGTGCCGCGTTCTTATACATTTGATAAGTGCTGAAAATGACGATCTGTTTGAGCAATATAAAACAGTGCGCAACGAGCTTATATCCTACGGACACGAACTGGCCAGCAAAACTGAGTTTTTGGCCATCAATAAAATTGATATTTTGTCTGAGGATGAAATTAAAGCCAAAACCTCTAAGTTGGCGCGACAGACCAAAAAGCCAGTCTACCCGATCTCGGCCGTATCAAAGCGTGGGATCGACGATCTTTTGTATAATGTGCTTAAAGTAATCAGTTAATTTGAGGTCTAACGTACCTAAAACGACAGAATTGCTCCGAAATTTCCATCGTACTCTTATGCCAGCCGTTAAAATGCCTGAGGTTTAGCCTGACATCTCCGTTATATAAACCGCTCATTACAGTCAGGATAAATTCATCGACTAAATTATTTTGCAGGAAAAGATCGGCAATCTCGCCTCCCCCAATCATATAAATGGGATCAGCCTTATACCCGATGGTTTGGTATAAGTCAGTAAATTCTGTCAGCGAATTCAGGTAAGTTTTTGTTTTGTCAGACGTGTTTGTTTTCCTGGATAATACTATAAAGCGTCTTTCATTCAGCAAGGCCTGCGGCAAAGAATCAAACGTTTTCCTGCCAACAATCAGCGTCTTACCTAGCGTAGTATCTCTGAAGTAATTAGTATCCTTTTCACACGACCAAGGGATCTTGTTGTCTTGCCCTATAACGCCGTTTGCATCGCAAGCCATAAGTCCAATAATCGGCAAACTCGTCCTCTTTGAACGGATCTTTTTATTCTTTTGCTCTTTTATGGTATAAGACCGCCTGTCCGCTGTACAGAGCACAGGATCAAGTTGTTGTTTGGTTAATATAGTAACGCGGCATAGTGCGATTTTGTGGGCGCTTAGCTCAGACGGTAGAGCATCTGACTTTTAATCAGAGGGTCACAGGTTCGAGTCCTGTAGCGCCTACCATGGGGAGAGGAAGGATGGCAGGCGCTGGGATGGCCTTGAGGCTTCTTATAAGATATTATTCTTCTGGTACAAACGCCTGAGCAAACCTCTGTCTTCTATTTGCACGGCCTGATAAATCTGTATGGTCTTTCAGATTTATTGCAGGTAAATGAGGTCCTATTGCGGTCCAATTATCCTCAAACCATTTGACCATGAGAGGAAGCCTACGTTTGGCTTCTCTATCAGGCTCAGATATTCTTGCCAATTGGGACGCCACTGCTGCGATGCTTTTCAATTCAGACAGAGTAACACCATCGCTAAGCTTCTCACTTAATGCTCTCCAAGCCTCGCTTTGCTTAAAATTAAAATCCCCAAGCCTTTGGGCGACATTATCTTGATCATGCTTTTTGTAATAATCTCTTATTCGCTCAGCCTCCCCAATAACATCCTCTAAAGACGGCAAGCCACCCCCTGTTTTACCCAAAATATTTTGAATCAAGCTAACTGCGTCAGATATATTACGGGGATCTCTAAAGGGAAGAGTGCGCATTCCGGATAATAAATTTGCTATTGCTTTTAATTCTATAAACCCCAAAGGACGGTCATAAATTTGGCATAGCTCTTGATATACGGGAATCTTTCGGTACGACTGTACCCTTGGGGCTGCGGGTGGCACTGCAACTGGCGCAGGTGGTTGACCAATAATAGGACCTATTGGGTAAATTGGCTGTCCATCAAGCAAAGTATCTACTGGCATAAAAGCAGCACGTGGCACAAAAGCAGCATGACTGGTCGATAGCCTGCACGCACAACATATAGCAATATAAAGTTTCTTATTAAAATACATAAACGTTCTCCATAGTTAAATTGAGTTTAAAGTATCAGATGTTTTATGATTTATCAAATGATGATAATATTATTTTGACAAAATGATTTGACGTTTAGGCTAACAAGGAAAAATCTACAGAACGAGACTCTTAAAATGCAAAATTCAGCAGCTAATGAAGAAATAATCTATCTGAACCTGCTTTTCACAAAACCGTCGCACGATCGCGCTGCGCTTTTTGGCATAATTTTGCGGTAATATGATTTTATGTTAGGCGGGCTGAATAGAATAGGGCGATTTTCCATATCTCTATCTACGTTGTGTACTGGAAAATCAGAGGGTCACAGGTTCGAGTCCTGTAGCGCCACCATGCTAGGAAAATGGTAGGCGCTGGGAGTGTGGGCTTGAGGCTTCTGCATAAGATATTATTCTTCTGGCACAAGTATCCGAGCAAACCTATTTCTTCTGTCTGCACGGCCTGATAAATTTACATGGTCTTTCAAATTTATTGTAGATAAATGAGGTCCTATTGCGGTCCAATTCTCATCAAACCACTTGATCATGGCGGGAAGACTTCCTTTAGCTGTTTTATCAGGCTTAGATATTCTTGCCATTTTGGACGCCACTGCTGCAATGCTGTCCAATTCTCTCAGAGTAATACCCTCGCAAAACTGCTTACTTAATGCTATCCAAGCCTCACTTTGCTTAGGGGCAAAATCCGCAATCCTTGCAGCAGCTCTTGTCCTATTTCGATTACTTTCTTGTTCTCTGTGTTGCTGAGCCAGCCTCATGACATCCTCTGGAGGCGGCAAATGATCTCTTATTGCATCCCAATTGTCTTGAAACCAGGCAAATATGGCAGGCATATAGTTGTGTGTAATATAAGGAGCGTGCATTTCGGTGTTTTGCATTACTAAACTTAGTATTGCTTTTGATCCTCTAATTGACAAAGCATGCTCGCCATAAATTCGGCACAGCTCTTGATATACAGGACTTTCTTTGTAATTAAAATCTGGATGGGTTTCATTAAACGCCGCTATGTCTCTTTGATATTGCGACTGTACTGCTGCAGTCTGCGCAGGCAATGTTAGCGGATTTAAAAACAGCGGCACTGGAAGCGGAGCGCGTTCTATAGGCGTTTGGGCTACAGGCTCAATTAGATCAAAAGACAAATTGTCAAATGTTTCATTGGTCCAACACGATTTCTGCTCATCACTACTACAATCACTAAATTGATCATCATCAGAAGGAAATAAGCCAGCATAACTAGTTGATAGTTCGAATGCACAACATATAGCAATGCAAAATTTCTTATTAAAATACATAAACATTATCTATAATTGAACTGATCGGCGAAATATAAATTACTCTTTAAGGTTTGGCTAGATGATTAGT
This is a stretch of genomic DNA from Holosporales bacterium. It encodes these proteins:
- a CDS encoding GTPase ObgE; the encoded protein is HQGVGLGDKFLSHIERCRVLIHLISAENDDLFEQYKTVRNELISYGHELASKTEFLAINKIDILSEDEIKAKTSKLARQTKKPVYPISAVSKRGIDDLLYNVLKVIS
- a CDS encoding dihydrofolate reductase, which encodes MLCTADRRSYTIKEQKNKKIRSKRTSLPIIGLMACDANGVIGQDNKIPWSCEKDTNYFRDTTLGKTLIVGRKTFDSLPQALLNERRFIVLSRKTNTSDKTKTYLNSLTEFTDLYQTIGYKADPIYMIGGGEIADLFLQNNLVDEFILTVMSGLYNGDVRLNLRHFNGWHKSTMEISEQFCRFRYVRPQIN